A section of the Equus caballus isolate H_3958 breed thoroughbred chromosome 21, TB-T2T, whole genome shotgun sequence genome encodes:
- the LOC106782364 gene encoding ral guanine nucleotide dissociation stimulator: protein MQDAEQSVAQETGQQLSNGALDSITLQDRKVPHTANRGQGRLRAENPSRAKSQACRLVWTVQAATRQNRVEHLVPAFLDGDTAYVRSFLCTYRGFATTQQVLELLFQRYGCVLPHCDEDGGPLDQLKKAISFILGTWLQRYPEDFIQPPDVPSLEMLLAYVGLNMPGSELEHRARVLLSQLEHPEHTDAETEAEEDSAAAPPKDPEDPADRTPSLPLAPTPAQSRTGIFRATAGSRPSTSTCSIPATTLSS from the exons ATGCAGGATGCAGAACAG agcgtcgctcaggagacgggccagcagctgagcaacGGCGCCCTCGACTCCATCACCCTGCAGGACAGGAAGGTGCCCCACACTGCCAaccgaggccagggccggctcagg gctgaaaatccatcccgaGCTAAGAGCCAAGCGtgccgcctggtgtggaccgtgcAGGCTGCAACGCGGCAGAatcgagtggagcacctggtgcccgccttcctggatggcgacaccgcctacgtccgcagcttcctgtgcacgtacagaggttttgccaccacacaacaggtgctggagcttctgtttcaaag atacggttgcgTCCTTCCTCActgcgatgaggacggcggacccctggACCAActgaaaaa ggccatctccttcattctgggcacctggctccaacggtaccctgaggattttatccagcccccagatgttcccagcctggaaatgCTCTTGGCCTACGTTGGCCttaatatgcccggctcggagctggagcaccgtgcccgcgttcttctttcccagctggagcaccctgagcacactgatgccgagactgaggctgaggaggACTCAG ctgcagctccaccgaaagatcCAGAAGACCCTGCAGATCGAACACCATCTCTCCCTCTCGCGCCcaccccagctcagagccgcacaggcatcttccgagccacagccggctcaagaccttcaacAAGCActtgcagcatcccagccactaccctcagctcctga